TCCAAATCTACTTTTTTCTATTATTCTCTTATTTtatccctttaaaaaaaccaaacacacagagattcttttctcctcatcaGAAACGCAAGAGCCCAGCGTGGCTTCACAGGGTATGCGGTGCAGAAGCGCTCAGTCAGGCTTTCCCTTTGCTGTGTGTAATTGGCTACTCTAACGCCTGAAAAGCCAGCTTGTAATCAGGGACAAGCAGCAGCCATCTGGTCACTCACACGGCCAGAGCCACGATCACACAAAGCACCCTAATCAGCCAGCGTGGGAGAGCATCTCAGTGCAGGGATCATTTTAGAGCAAGCAggattaaacaaaaacaaaaccaaaaaaattaaattgcaaatttcacttaatttttgcatttgaaaccAGAGCCTAGATGTATATGTTGCTCATTCCCCAGTACTACAGGGctaaaaatggaaggaaatcaaagaaacattttgttctcaTGTCTTGAATTAGCTcctgcctggcagagctgcagactgtGCTAGAAGGTTCACACTTAACATATTAGTTTACACTAGAGAAAAATGACGAAGACTTGGAGTCTCATTAACATCCTCCCAGCCAGAACAGCACCCGAGACCTTAAAAGCTTGCGCCATGACGGACCCTGCTTTCCCATGTCCCACACATTCACACCTTGAGGAAACTACTGTCTTGACCCAACTGGATGCCTCCCAGAAGGGCACTACTTCCTAAATCACCAAAGTGCTTCATCAATCCCACTGGGCCCTGCTCCAGGCtattttttaacacattttagAACATCCATGAGAGAAACCCAGAAACTAGGCGCAGTGCCGCTGACGTGACATACTCGTTCCTACGCAGACCCTCCCGTTTCTTCACcaggctgccctgtgctgcagagagcaacATCCTGGGGAAAGCTGCTGCGTTCAGTCCCCTACAGAGGATGGCAACAGTTTTctccccattttacagaaggGGAACCTCAGGGAAGACAAAGAAGGGGGCGATTTACCCAAGCCCAGCCCCCCAAAGGAGAAGACAAACTACGTTTCCTGAGCTCAATACCTGATTGCTGCTTACCTGGATGGTGCATCCCACCCGGAGGGAAGGGGTGCGGGTGAGGTGGGTGTCCCCCAGCAGGCGCAGCCCCGGAGGGGGGGCCAGGGGCACCCGCACCGGGCGGCATAGGTGGGGGCGGCATGGCAGGAGGCATGCCGGGAGGCATCGCGCCGGGGGGTGGCACCGGCGGGGGGAATGATCCTGGAGGCGGGAGGCCTGGGAAGAGAGACAGCGAGAATTTGGTTAAGtataaaaagtaaacaaaccaaaagcataaaaaaaaacccaaacacaactCCCAGGTAAtcaggaaggaggggaaagcaCGCAGAGCCACAGGAACCATAACAAAAAAACAGCAGACGGAAGCAGGATCTTTTCAGCTCTGGGACACCGCAGGCTGAGCTGCGACAGGGACATCCTAAGGTCCTGCCTGTTCATGATCCTACAGCTCTGCTGAGGGTTTTGCACCGACTGTCACCAAAGAGCACCCATGCAGTGTGGCACCGCTGCCCTGAGCCTCCCCACGTGACAAGGAGCGCCTCAACATGAGGCACAGCAGAATGCAGCCACCCCCGGGACCGGTGGTGGACGGGCACAACAGCCTCCTGTCAACCAGTGCGGCACAGAGACGGGCGCTGCCATGATTCACCCACCTGGAGGAGTGACACCAGGTCCCAGGGTGGTAACAACAGGGGTAGGGACagacggaggaggaggagcatcGGCAAACAGCTGATGGGGCCGATCCGCCTGTGAGAGAGGGTTCTGGGCTGCCAGGAGACGCTCGGCGGCTGAGCCATGCCGCTCGCCTTTAGAATCTTTTTTGAAGGCGTAGGAAACGGTGATGGGTCTGTTGCAGAGGTACTGTCCGTTCATGGCCTCGATGGCAGCATCCGAGGCATCGAAGCTGGCAAAGTTGATGAAGGCGTAACCCTTTGAGTTGCCCGTGTCGGGGTCTCGCATGATCTTGGGCGTTTGCAGGATAACCCCGAAGGCGCTGAAGGTGTCGTACAACAGCTTCTCATCGATTTCAGGGTCCAGGTTGCCAATGAAGATGTTGGCCCCCACGTCCAGGTTTTTGTTGTGGGCCGAGGCTTTGTTCACTCGAATTGGCTTCCCGTATAATTTGATCATGTTCATGATCTTAATGGCATAATCTGCATCCTCCTCGCTGAGGAACTCCACAAACCCATAGCCTGCAACGAGCCCCCAAATAGAGCTTTAGGAGAGGGCAGACCCATGGCCTCCCACAGCTCGTCCAACACCACTTGATTTAAAACCAGAGCGCCCCAGGCTCCCCTCACGGGAAGGAAGATGATTTCCCCTAGGGATCATCCATCCCTCACCTCTCTTCCCGCAGTAATCTCTCTCTGGCTGTCCCcagctgaagtattttattCAACTGGCAGCTTTTGAGAGACAACGATAAATATCTCACCTTGGTGCTGGCCTGTGACTCGATCCTTGGGCATGTGGGTATTGACGACCGGTCCCGCTTGGAGAAAGAGCTCCCACAGCAGTGGCTCACTGACTTTCTCGTCCAACCCCCCGACGTACACCGTTGCATCTTGAGCagaggtaaaaagaaaagccaatttAGACCCGTGAGCCCAGGAAGCTGGAAGTCTCAGCCGTGTGAGAACTTCAGGGCTTGACGCTGAAATTGCTCCGGCCTGAGGCAGAGATCCCCCTTAAACTTTTAACCAGATCCCCCATAATTATGCCCTCAACCATTGGGGAGGCCCCCAAACCCTCCCCCCCACTTTTCTCTAGGGAGACCAGAAACCCTCCATTCCAGCTCCTGTGTGCCCAGGAAGCCTACTGCCCCCCCTTGTGCCCAGTAAGGCCAGGACCCCCCAGCTGACACCCCCCCACCATCTCTCAGGAGCCCAGGTCCTCTCCACAGCCCCCTTAGCCTCCAGCTcaccctgccccccccataGCACCCCATGTCTCCAGGGAGCCCAtgctgccccccccaaacccctaaacATCTCCAGGTCACTCTGACCACCCCACAAGGcaccccatgtccccagggTCCACCCACAGAGGTCCCCAGGGACTCCCCATGTTCCCAGGGAGCCtaggcccccaccccaaaccatcTCCAGGGAGTCTGGGACCCACTCCCTCCGCCCAGCTCCAATATGaccccagggagcccagcccccgcccccccccgccacatCCCCAGGGAGCCCAGGACACCCCCCAAACATCTCCAGGGAGCCCaggacacacaccccccccagctccaccACGTCCCCGGGgacccctgccccccctccccgcgttCCCAGAGATCCCGGTCGTCGTCGTCCCGAAgcaccccccatccccagggagcccacgccaacccccaaacccctaaacATCTCCAGGGAgcccgggacaccccccccccagctccaccACGTCTCCGGggacccctgccccccccacgtccccggggagcccggccccccccggccccagtccgccccgcagcccctccccgcccccgcggcaggccccggcccggccccgccgatCACCCTGGTTCCGCTCGGAGATGGGCCCCGCCGCCATCTtgccccgccgcccgctcccgctcgcgcggcgccgccgTCACACAACGCCGCGCGCGCCGTGACGTCGGCCGCAGGCACCAGTCCCGCCCCCTCGCGCCGACGAGGCGGGGATGGACCGGAAGTAGCGTCTCGGATGAGCGCCGGGAAGGCGCGGCGGCCATCTTGAGTGTGGGCGGGCGGGGTGACCGAGCCGGCCCCGCCCACCCTTCTGTCGCGATATCCCCTGCCGTGACAGGCGACGACATCACCCTCACGGCCGGGAGCACTGGCCCAGCGGTAGGGGTCCTCAGTGCCCGGGGATCCGAGTTCTGGCGGATCCCAGTGTGGAGGGATGCCGGTGCCGGGGAAATCCCAGTGCCGAGAGATCCCTGCGCTGAGGGATCCCAGTGCTGGGGGAATCCCAGTGCCGAGGGAATCCCAGTGCCGAGAGATCCCTGCGCTGAGGGATCCCAGTGCCGGGGGAATCCCAGTGCCGAGGGAATCCCAGTGCCGAGAGATCCCTGCGCTGAGGGATCCCAGTGCCGGGGGAATCCCAGTGCCGAGGGAATCCCAGTGCCGAGGGAATCCCTGCGCTGAGGATCCCAGTGCTGGGGGAATCCCAGTGCTGGGAGGTCCAGGTGCCAGGAGATCCCAGTGTGGAGGAATCCCAGTGCCAGGTAAGGATCCCGGTGCTGGGAGATCCCAGTACCAGGGGAATGCCAGTGCCAGGGGGGCCTCCATGTCCGCAGACCCCCACCTCAGCCTCACATGCCGGGTGTCCCCCATCCCGCGCCCCCTGCCCAGTTCCCCCCTCGCAGCCACACGGCATCACCTGCAAAACTGCGCTTTAATGGTCTCCAAAATACAGACCTCATGGAAAAGGAGCTGGCCAACAGCCCCCAGCAGGGCGAGGATCCCACCTGCCTCCGCCAGGCCCCCAGGAGGAGGACTGGGGGTCTGCCCGTGGCTCCCCAGTCTCCCACCTCATCCCCATTCCCGTCCCCCCTCCATCCCGAGGCATTTCAGGGCACTGGAGCGGGTCCCTCATGCCATCCCACGGCAGCAGAGATGGGAGCGCGGATGTCAGCCTCACCACGGCCACAGCTGAGCCCTGCGGTGGGCCCAGGGCGCTGCAGGAGCCAGGATCCAGCTGTCCCCATCCTCCTCGGGGACCCACGTTACAGCCCCAGAGCCGAGGGCCGGACTCCCTGCAAAGCACTGGGGGCTCCCGCACCATCAGTGGGATTAAACCGCCCCAGTAATGCCCAGCGgtggggcctgatcctgctcaCCTGGGCTGGATGGGACCATCCCAGCCCTGAGCTCCTCAAAGCTTCTGTGGAGGTAGcaagaatttaataaaaaacgAAGAAACTGCCAGACATGGCGAGAGTCGGGGGCACCTTCGGGGACCCCCCcgctctgcctcctccagcccagGCACCGGCAGCTGAGTGGCACCGCAGGATCCGGCCCCAAAAAGCCCTGCACCCTGCAGCGGGGAACTGCTCAAAGGCAACAGCAGAAGGCACAGGGCAGTTTTTGGGGGTGGGTGTCCCCAAAATCTGTGCAGCTGGAGGGAGCCCCGGGGGTGGGACACCCCAGAGCCCTGCCGAGGGAcagggctgtcccagcagcCGTGTGTCCCCACAGAGGGGGAGGATCCCATCCCCAGGACCCTCACCGGGAGGGTGCGAgggggctgccagcagcctcGGTGCAGGGTCCCGCTGGCTGCCAGGCGCTGAGCCGGTCCTGCAGCAACGTCAGCTCCTCGGCCAGGCCAGCCGGAGATGGGGCGAAGCGCCCACGCTGCGGGGAGAGGTGGTGTCTGGCCAGGGGTGATGTATACAGGGTCGGGGGGGACATGGTCAGGGGTGGGATGGATGGGCACGGGGTCAGAATGGATGGACACAGGGTGGGATAGATGGATACGGAGTTGGATGGATGGACACAGGTCAGGATGAATGGACATGGGGTCGGGATGGACAGATGGATATGGGGTCGGGATGGATGGACGCAAGATGGCATGGATAGACACAGGGTCAGGACAGCCACGCACAGACCACCCACACCAGCCTCAACCCACGTCCTCAGCTGCAGGACACAGCCggggaaaaagaaatccccTCTGAACCGGGAACCCCTTGGGTCTGGGCCCACCTGGGACCCCCACCACGGTGCAGCCCcgccgtgcctcagtttcccctgaCTTCACCAGACAGACCCCATCAGGGAGACCCCAAGCACCGGTGCCGGTGTTACCTGTGCCTCAGGCAGACCCCGCAGGTAGCAGCGCTGCCAGAGCCGGACGGAAGGTCCTGCGgcgcagggcagcagcagccccggggggggggcagggggccgGTTACCCCCTGGGCTGCCCCCCCACTCGCCAAGGCTCTCTAGGGAGGGGGCCCAGCGGGACAGGCGTTGGGGGGGACGGCCGCTCCTCCAGGGAAAGGGTTGGGGTGACAACATCCCCTTGGTCAGCACGAAGACGTTGCCGGCCCCCGGCCCTGGCCAGGCATCAGTGGGCTGGGAAatggtggggggaaaaatagGAATtagggaaaaagggggggaaaagccAGCGGGAGGGGAAAACCCCACAGCTAGCGATGGGGCACGATTTTTGGGGGGCACACAGCACCAGGAAGGGATTTAACATGCAGAGCACCCCAAATTGAACAGGTGAGCAGGCAGGTGGGTCTCATACAGCACAACCTGGACGCCTGGCTCCCTtcccagcactgcagcccccctgccaaAGCCAAGCCCCGACTCACCCTGCTCGGGGTCTGGGGGTCTGCAGCGCTGGGAGGTCCTACAGTGCCAGCAGCACCCGCCGGGTTCCTGAATCGGGCCCGCTGGTGCCGGCTGTAGCGCAGCCCCCAGTCCCAGACAgtgggcagcctgcaggcagggctgcctgtcCTGCCCGCCTGCGGCACACCTGGCTGGGGGTCCCGCCAACCATTCACCGGCGTGTAGGTCTGGCTACGAGGCCGGTGCTGCCGGGAGGAGAAGGGATGAAACAGGAGCTTTTGGGGAGGCGTCAATCCCCAATTGGGGATatggatggggaaactgaggcatggtgCAGCTGGATGCAGCCAAGCGGGATGGGAGAGGATTCATCTCTGTCCCCAAATCCGTCCCTAAACCCCGCTTGCTGGCAAGGGACCCAGGAGTGTGTGCCCCCCCTCCAAGCTCACCGGGCTGCCTCGTCCCTGCTGCCGCTGGCAGCTGAAGAGGAAGGTGCTGAAGTAAGGGGCGAAGCTGCTGTCGTGGAGGGCGAGGAGATAGGCCTCGGTAAAGCCAAAAGCCGCTGGGAATTGCTGCACTAGCTGCCACGTGCAGTCCAGGAACAGCAGGAAAACGGGAGCCTGGGGTGGGAGGACACGCGTGCCTGTCACCAActgaggatggggacagggtaGTGGCGGCATGGGGTGGGTTCTCACCTCCTCCCGGGGGCTGTCACGACGGAGGAGCCCCAGTCGGTGGGGAAAGGGGTGTCCAGCTGCCACCCATTCCCGCTGCACCAGGCTCTGGAAGCCGGGCAGGGTGCGGGTGTGGGGGTCCCCTAGGAGCTGCACCAGCGAGGCCAGCAGGCAGTTTAGGTCCCGGTCTGATGGCTCTGGGAGGGGGAATGAGGCATTGAGGGGGTGTCCCCAGCGTgtcaccacccccccccccccaaaacgtACCCCCCTGCTTCTCCCCTCCTGGTGCTACCTTGCAGGAGGACGGAGCAGCGTCTCCCCGCCAGCAGCGATGCCACCTCAACAGCTTTTCTCAAGCAGGTGCTGGGGGCAAAAGGTGGGAGCGGGGTCAGGGCACCCCAAAATGCCACAGTCACCTGCCTGGGGGTCTGCAGCCCACCCTGGGATGCTCATGATGGTGGTGGGGGGAGGACCATACGCCTGCTGCAACACCCCCATCACCAAGGCGGGCCATGGTGGGGACCCACCCCCCCATAACAGGGGTAGTTTTAGGGTGAGGTTTTCCTCCACCACCCCGcaccccaaaaaaagccccctccccagcatcgCCCACTCACCGGACATGGTCCAGCCAGCGTGTCCCCTCCAAGGCTGAGAGCCACTTCTCTTCCGCCGCCGCACCTGGCTCGCATGGGCAAAGGATGGGGAGGGTCAGCGGAGAAGGACGCCCGGGGTGGGACTGGGGGGTCCCCACCAGATCCCTCCCCCCATCCCAGTCCCTGCTCACCGGGCAGGCAGAGCGCCCGCAGCTTGAGGTGGGCGACCTGGATGTCGGCGAGGGTGGGCAACTCAGCAGTGTCGGCCAGCACACAAGGCCCACGgccccccagcagcagagcctccAGGCacctgggtggggggcagagggaccCCCAGGTGGGGCTGGGTTGGGGAAACAcccccagacacccccccctcccccggacCCCCAGCAGGACTCACCTCACATCCTCACTGCCTGGCTCAGAGGCCGCATGGAAGCTGGCAGCTCTCAGCAGGTCTCCGCCGCCTGGGTGGTGCCAGCACAGGCGCTGCGGGCAAGACagggtgacacccccccccacatcccctatccccttcccccccccagcaccctcccagggCACTCACAGGCACCCGGCGCTCCTCAAAGTGGGCGAAGGTCCGCTTGAGGTCGTGGTCCAGGAGCCCGCTGGGCACCCACAGGTACTGGGGGAGGCTGTGGGCGGGGGGGGCATGGGGCAggtgccccctccccagtaccccccaaatcccagggTGCCATTTCGAGTGGCTCACAGGGTGTTTTCCCAAACGGAGGGGaggcttttcttccccatcccttcACCACCCTCCCTGGTCCCCTCGGGGTGGGGGTGGTTCATGCTgtgctccccccccctcccccccagtatggggtgctggggggcccATGGACCCCAGTGTCCATTTGGGCCATACCTGGGGGCCATGTCGAAGCGCTCGTTGACGGCGCTCACCCTCCAGCCCACAGCACCCAGGCgcttcagctccttctcccagtcACGCAGGCTCTCAAAGAGCAgtgtggcggccgagccttcctcctcatcctcatcctcatcctccaaAGGGGCTTCAGCTGGGCAGCACCAGCCATCGTGTCCCTCGCCAGCGTCCCCCAGCCATGCGGCTGCCTCCCGTGCTTGGGCGATGGCATTGGCGATCTGCAGAAATGAGCCAGGACCGGGTATGACCCCCCCGCTGCAAGTTCCTCCCCCAAAGCCATGGAGCACCCCAGAACTGGGTACAAACCCTCCCTGTGTCCCCCGTAACTGCCAGCCCCTCCAGCTCACCCGAAACGCCTGCAAAGCCAACCCGTTCTCCTGGAAGTGGAAGCGGAGCAGGCGGAAATCCCGGCAGAAAACGGCCAACTCCTCAGGGATGAACTTGAGGGTGGAGGCGGCCGTCAGCACCTTGGGTTTggtgcagctgctggctgcggCGGGCGTTGAGGGGGTGGCCGTCAGCGCTGGCTGAGACCTGCCCAACTCATCACACGGGGGCTCGGGGTTGTCACTTTTACCTGCCACCAGCTTGCGGATGCAGGACAGCGCCACGTCGTAGTCGCTGTGGAGGAAGGCACGGGAGCCGGGAGCCTGTGGGAGCCGGGCAGAGAGCTGGAAGCTGCCCCCggtgtgtgcccccccccagccctgggaaagGCAGTGGGGCTGGATCTGGGACCCCACTGCCTTTGCCTGGCTGGCGCTGGGCCCCATGGCTGCCCCTTGTCCCCCACCGCGTCCTGCAGTGAGGAGTTCCCCGGGTGAATGCAGGGAGTCTGCAGCTGATGAGCAAGAGCgaggctgggatggggctggaATGTCACCGggatggggctggagctgcGATGGGGTCAGGATAGGGCCAGGATGCAGCCGCAGTGGGATTAGGATGCAGCcgggatggggctgggatggggctggagctgggatgggattAGGATGCAGCcaggatggggctgggatggggctggagctgggatggggtcaggatggagctgggatgggatggggtcgggatgaggatgggatggggtcaggatggggctgggccggggccgggaTGCAGCCGCAGTGGGATCAGGATgcagccgggctggggctggggccggagcgggggttgggggggtgcggcgggcgggggccgggagGCCGGCGGGCAGCGCGGGGCCCCGCGGCCGGTCCCGGTTCCCTGTTCCCGTTCCCGGTCCCACCTGGGCGGGCAGGAAGGCGACGCGCCGGTTGGTGCAGAGCAGCGTCCCGGGGACGGAGCCGTCTCCCTCTCGGCAGCGCTGCCGGGCGCCGGCCGcctcctccagcaccagctcccCTGCGGGCACCGGGCGCCGGGtccggggggggtcccaggagcGCCCCGACCCCCCCCTCAAACCCTcccccggggcggccccggAGCATCCCGGCACCTGCCCTACCTGGGAGGCCGGGGAAGGCCGGCCGGCGGCCGCCCGGGGCCCCGCTCATGGCGGAGGGACTTTGACCGGGCGGGCCCggaccggcggcggcgggagccggaACGGAGAAACCCGGGAGCCCCGAGCAAcaccgcccgccccgccccgcccggtcCGGCCCCCGGGCCCGGcatcccggccccccccgccccgggcccggcggggcggagCGGCAGCAGGCAGGATGGCCGCGCTGcccgcaccctgcctgccctccgccccggcggcggcccccccccacccccccgtcTCACACACACGCCCCTCGGTTAGCGGGGAGAGCCCGGGGGCACGGGCAGGAGCTCCGTTGCCGGATGGGGGGTGCGCGGCATCAGGCACCCCGTAAAGGATGGGCGTTGCGGGAGGGGGACCTATAGCTCCAGGGACCCTGTAAGGGATGGGCAGtgctgaggcgggggggggggggcatccaGCCGCAGGCACCCCATAAGGAACAATTGGTGTTGGAGGGGGACCTCTAGCTGCAGGGACCCCGTAAGGGCCGGATGGTGCTGGAGGGGGTGCACATAACAACTCCAGACACCCTGTAGAGGCTTGGCCAGCCAAGGGTCACGCAGCGCGGGCGTacccccagacccccagccCATCCCCTCGCCTTTCCGCTGGCTGGCACGGGGGCCCCGCACAGCCCCACGGCCTCTCCTCCGGACACGGCTCTGCCGGGGAAGGACGAGCTGCTCCGTGACTCATCGCCAAAGCACGGCCTTCGCCTCCCAACCCCGGAAAAACCAGCAGGCTGCCGGTACCCGTGCCAAGCCAGCCTGGCTTCCGCCGGCCCCAACCTCGCCGAGGCGGCCCAGGGACCTGGGGCCCTGACCTCGCTGCCAGCAGCAGGTGGATGGTGGCCCTGGCGCCACCTTTGCCACCTCCTCACTGCCAAAAAAACCTCTGGGGACCCCGAAACTCAAATCCCCTCggctcagcttctcctgccggggcaggagcagggcggCCGAGGCACCGGTGCCAGCACAAGGCAGGATGAACCCTGGCATAAACCAGGCTCAAGAGAAAAACCCAGCACCGTTGGAGCACACGCTCCAgctaaaaatcttatttttggCGTATTTGCCCCCAGATTTTGGGGGCAGGTCCAGCTTTGGTGGCTGCAAAGCTCAGGCACCccaattttcttcctgcaggaaAATCACCCGGTGGAGCATCCTGGGGGAGCTCGGCCGAGTCTTTGGCTCTGGCACCTGGCAGATAGAAGGAATTTCCTGCAGGGCTTTAGCCCAGGACTGCTCTCCAAGGTGAGCGTAGCGTCTGCGCCAGCTTGGGGTCAGCCCGGGCCACCCCAAGAGCTGGAGGAAAATTGGCTGGCACAGGCAAGCCCACACCGACGTGGCACTGGGCACGGTGCAGCCACTCACCcatgctgggaggaaggagTAACACTGGGAGGTGAAATAGAAAATCCCAATGCAAAGAAATCCTGTGGGAAACTGCTCCCATCTCCCCGCCATACAGGCTTCCAACTGGCCCCAAAAGGCCCCAAACGCAGCAGCGCGGGGCGAGGATGTAGCCGCCCTTCCCCACTCGCAGGCCCAGGGCTGGACCGATGGGGCTGTAGCTCTTGATGAACATCATCAGAGtgactttttcctctttctgaacCCATTTAAAGCTTCAGCATCCAAAACACCTCATGCCAGCAAGCAGATGGATTTTATCTTTATGCTGGGCAAAGCCTTACTTGGGTATTAAATTGCTCAAAGCATCCCTGGGTGCTGGCCTTCAAATGCAGCTGGGGAAAAGGTTCCTCCAAAATCAGCGAGGATGGACAAAAATGCTGATGGAGGCGGAGGGaggtggtttcttttttaaatgaaagcctGAATTTGATACCAAAATAGAAGGAAATCTTCCCCAATCCCCAGGAAGGAGGATGGAAGGAGGATGCTGTGcttcacagcagagaaaaaaaacctaacttGATGTGGGAGGGAATGAAGGCAGGGAATTTGGGGCACAAAGAGTCAGGGCACCCAGACCTCATTGGGGCTGAATCCCCGGGGCGAAGTGGAGGAAAGAGGCACGGCCGCTGCCCAGGGCTTAATTAGTTGAATGTTGTTTATTGTCAGTGAATCTATGGTAGCATAAACGAAGGATGCGGTGTACAGCCCGATTGCAACGCGCCATCTAGTGCTGGCTACAGCGGTGCTCACAGGgagtaaaaaaaatcaccaacctaatatttaattaaaaaaaaaaaagtcttttgtgAATAAACAATTGCAGAATTAATTTAGGTCACTTCTTGTAGGATTAGTGATAACCAAAGCATCCCATCAGCCTTCCCCAGGGAGGGGCCAGGTAACATACATGAAGGTAAATGCTCGTTCgacaaaataaaatgctcaTTAATAGGTTTTGCCCACCcttaaagaaaatctttactGCACCCAGGGCCTGCTGGCAGCAATGTTTCTTCCAACGACACTATTAAGTGCACTTATTTTAAGACCTCAGGATCACGTTGCAGCCGATGGGAGAAAAACCCTCCCGGGGGCAGGTTTggtgctttttcttccatgaaagaTACTTTGGAGCATGAGTTGCTCTCACttcccactttaaaaaaaatagaaaaaatatccaCTGCATGGGCCGTGGCTTTAGTGTGTTTATGAATAGGACCTGGCGGAGGGTAGATATCATCTTCCAATAAATATAATTTGCATTTAACAGtcccttaaaaaagaaaaaaaaattagtttcatcataaaggaaacaaaaatgacCTGAAAAAATCCTTCGTGGTTCTGAAGAAATGCAGCCCGTTCAGTGCGACCCAGCTGAGGTTGGGGCTCATGGGGCGCTTGGGGAATAGCCAAAACTCCACCCTTCATAGCAAAAATACTCTGCAAAGATTTTTCATCCTTGCCTTAAGTTCGATTGGTTggttccacccccccccctcctttggattttaaaaaaagctacagaTTCTACTAACTGCAATAAAACCTGACAACGCAGGGCACTAAAGATCCTGCAAAATCCCGCCATGCTGGGAACCCTGCGGGTGCCaaggctgcagggctgcctgtccaacaccccccccccccagacccggAGAACAACTTTTTGGGGAATAACTTTGCCATTTTCCTCCTTAACTGCAGTGCTGGGGTGGCACACGAGCCCCCTTCTCATTTCCCTTCCAGGTGcccatgggatggggagaggtTGGCATCCCCACCCCGGTGCAGCCGTCTGGGCTTACCC
This genomic interval from Buteo buteo chromosome 11, bButBut1.hap1.1, whole genome shotgun sequence contains the following:
- the SF3B4 gene encoding splicing factor 3B subunit 4 isoform X2; this encodes MAAGPISERNQDATVYVGGLDEKVSEPLLWELFLQAGPVVNTHMPKDRVTGQHQGYGFVEFLSEEDADYAIKIMNMIKLYGKPIRVNKASAHNKNLDVGANIFIGNLDPEIDEKLLYDTFSAFGVILQTPKIMRDPDTGNSKGYAFINFASFDASDAAIEAMNGQYLCNRPITVSYAFKKDSKGERHGSAAERLLAAQNPLSQADRPHQLFADAPPPPSVPTPVVTTLGPGVTPPGLPPPGSFPPPVPPPGAMPPGMPPAMPPPPMPPGAGAPGPPSGAAPAGGHPPHPHPFPPGGMHHPGMPPMQVHHGPPGMGQHHPGPPGSGGQPPPRPPPGMPHPGPPPMGMPPRGPHFGSPMGHPGPMPHHGMRGPPPLMPPHGYNGPPRPPPYGYQRVPLPPRPAQRPPGVPPRGPLRGPLP
- the SF3B4 gene encoding splicing factor 3B subunit 4 isoform X1, which encodes MAAGPISERNQDATVYVGGLDEKVSEPLLWELFLQAGPVVNTHMPKDRVTGQHQGYGFVEFLSEEDADYAIKIMNMIKLYGKPIRVNKASAHNKNLDVGANIFIGNLDPEIDEKLLYDTFSAFGVILQTPKIMRDPDTGNSKGYAFINFASFDASDAAIEAMNGQYLCNRPITVSYAFKKDSKGERHGSAAERLLAAQNPLSQADRPHQLFADAPPPPSVPTPVVTTLGPGVTPPGLPPPGSFPPPVPPPGAMPPGMPPAMPPPPMPPGAGAPGPPSGAAPAGGHPPHPHPFPPGGMHHPGMPPMQVHHGPPGMGQHHPGPPGSGGQPPPRPPPGMPHPGPPPMGMPPRGPHFGSPMGKWVPARGGHPGPMPHHGMRGPPPLMPPHGYNGPPRPPPYGYQRVPLPPRPAQRPPGVPPRGPLRGPLP